In Verrucomicrobiota bacterium, the DNA window TCCAAGGCACAGGGGCAGGTTTTGTTCCTGACAATCTTCACTTAGACATCGTTGATGAAGTAATTAAGGTATCCAACGACGCATCTTTTGAGATGGCTCGTCGTTTAGCTAAAGAAGAAGGGTTACTCGTAGGTATTTCGGCAGGTGCAAACGTGGTGGCAGCTATGGAAGTTGCAAAGAGACCTGAAAATAAAGGTAAACTCATTGTCACCATTGGCTGTTCGACAGGAGAGCGCTACTTGTCTACACCATTAGCCGAAGCCGCTAGACAAGCTGTAGGTAGTTAAGGCTGCCGCTTACAACTCGTTAAGAGGCTTTACCATGAATGTTGTAGAGCCTTGTATGCGGTTTTGTGTCTCAAGATATTAGGCGAATGGCAGCAGGGTACCTGTAGCTAACACCTTTGCTGACTTGGGTGGCTGCAATTACTGTAAAGACTAATTCCAGGATGGGTATTATCCACAATAAGGGTAGACTGACAACTAGGCCGACTATGGTAATACATATGAGCAGACATATGATCATGTAAATAACTAAGGTAATTTGAAAATTGAGCGCTTCCTTTGCTTGTTCTGCAGCAAAGGGCATGTCATCTTTTTTGATCTGCCAAATAATGAAGGGGATAACAAAATTGATCAGTGGTAAGATACTCCAGCCTAAGAGTGTTCCTAAATGAGCCGCCATAGCCCAGTAGTTTTCTTTTCGTGAAACTTCCCGATTCATAGATTCAGTCTACATTTGTCAAGACATCCACTCTATTACAATTTGAAAGAAAGTTATAATATGGATTACAGATGATTTTCGATCATAGCGTAGGCCGAGTGATTATGAATGCTTTCCATATTTTCTGCTTCAACTTTATACCACGAAATATCTGGATGTTTGTTACAGCGGATCGCAATGTTACGGACTAAGTCTTCCACAAATACTGGGTTATCGTAAGCCATCTCGGTAACGTGTTTTTCGTCAGGTCGCTTGAGGAGAGAATACAGTTCGCAGCTAGCTGACTCTTCGACTAATGAAATAAGATCTTCTAACCAGACATGTTTATCTTCTCTCAAGAGAACTTCGAGAGTGACATAGCCTCGTTGATTGTGAGCACCTCTCTCGCTAATAGCTTTACTGCAAGGGCATAGAGTTGCTACCGGAACGGTGGTCATTAATTTAAATGCTAGTTCATCACCATGCATCTCTGCATCGAACCTACATATATAGTCCATAAGTCCCATCGCTCCAGTGACTGGTGCTAATTTTTCGACGAAATAAGGAAACTCTAGCTCTAGGTGGGCAGAACGAGCATCTAACTTTTGCTGTAAGGCTTTTAGAATATCAGGAATGTTTTGCACCTTTATGAGTGAACCATGCGCATTTAGCACTTCGACAAAACGTGACATGTGCGTGCCTTTGAAGTGGTGGGGTAGATCTACGGATAGAGCGATGGTGGCTACCGTATTTTGGTGTTCTCTAGCTTTATCAGCTACAGAGACAGGATGCTTAAGTCCCTTTACACCTACCTTGTTAATCGAGATATTGCGATCATCCTGTTTGTTTTGTGTATCTTGAAGATTGTCAGAGGCTATAGACATAGTTAAATAAAAATTTTGCAGATAAAAGCCAAGAAATATATCATATTCTAATAATACTGGCAAACTTACCAATATGCCTTTGTTTCAAAGGTGTTAGTGATAACCAGAGCTTTTTTAATTAACACGATGCCAAGGAGAAAAACGACTCGTAATAAAAAACAATGGCTTCCAATGGTTGGCTGGATAATTGCTAGTTTAGTTATTCTAGCATTTTTTCTTCCTTGGGCGCGATTGGAGCCCGCTTCATTGATCGGTCATGTAAGCTCTTTAGTGGAGAAAATTGCTGAAGATGAAGAAGATGGCTTCTTACAAGACTGGGTCCTGATGCGCGAGAGGGAATGGGATCTTCTGTTTAGGTCCCCAGGTCAGGGGCTATCTGGGTTTCAATTGGTTATGACCGTAGTGGAAGAGGATATTTCCAATCAATTAGCCAGAGCATGGATTAATATGTTGCTTGGGTCAGAGGATGCTAAATTTACTATGGGATCGATAGCATTAGCTCCCATCTTAGCGGTAGTAATTTCTTTGGGATTGGTCTTTAATCAGGTTCCGCGTTTGTTTTATACGATTACAGCACTAGGCTGCTTGATTTATTATTTAATTTTGAGGTGGAAGCTAAATGAATCGTTTGGTGAACGGATTATCTTACACGTCGAGCTGAGCTACGGAATATGGATTACGCTTTACGGCATGATATGTTTGACTTTGATATGTATTTTGAAGCTAATTATTAAGGATTAACGCTATCCTTTAGGCTTTTTCTGCTCATCGCCAGCCGCTTTTTCGATGCTCTTCTTAACTTCATTAGCTTCCTTGGAAACTTCTTCCCCGGCTGTATGGAGCTCTCGGTCAAATTCGGCTTTTGCTTTGCGGAATTCACCAAGACTTTTCCCAATACCTCTTGCCAGCTCTGGGAGTCTTTTTGCACCGAAAAGAAGCAAAACAGCTAGGAAAATAAGAACAAATTCCCAGCCACCGGGCATCCCAAAAGCAAGAAACAACGAACCATTCATAATATTAGGGTAGCTAGGGGCTAATTTTGAAGCAATAGGAAAGTTAGCCTAGCTATTTTATTTCTATTCGGTCAAATCGCAGAAAATAAGGATTGAGGAGAGGAGCTTAAAATGTTCGGGTTTAAGGCTTAAAAATAAGCCTTGCCCGGCCGAAGTAAGTATCTTAGCATCCACAACCCTGTTTGAAAGTTTCATAAGTATGAGACGGCAGGAAATTAACACTATAATTATATATTATCTGGCCAAACAGTTTCCTGTTTAGCATTTCAAGGAAAGCGAACACCGCCGTATTCGGGTGATTGACTTGTTTATATACAGCATTCGCTTGCCTTACCGTATCTTATGAAAAATCTTGAAGAACTACTAGCAGCTTCCCTGCAAAATTTTAAAGAAGGTAGCATTATTAACGGCACCATTATCGAAAAGCGCCCTAAAGAAGTCGTTATCGATATTGGCTATAAGTCTGAGGGAGCTGTAGGTCTCGATGAATTTGAAGAGCCCTCTGAAGTAGAAGTTGGTCAGGAGATTGAAGTTCTTCTGGAAAAATTAGAAGACGACGAAGGCATGGTCGTCTTGTCTTACCAAAAAGCAGCTCAGAAGCAAAATTGGGATAAAATTGTGGCAGCCTTTGAGGCAGGACAAAATGTCAAGGGCCGTGTCCGAAAAGTTGTTAAGGGTGGTTTGATGTTAAATGTGGGAGTTGAGGCCTTTATGCCAGCTTCTCAAATTGATATCATGCCTCCAAAGAATCTTAAAGAGTATGAGGATCAAACTCTGGAGTGTAAGATTGTTAAGATTAATGAAGAGCGCAAGAACGTCGTTCTTTCGCGCCGTGAATTGATTGAAGCAGAGCGTGCTGAGAAACGCTCACAACTTCTTTCCAAAGTTGAGAAGGGTGTTGTCGTTAAGGGGGTGATCAAGAACATCACAGACTTTGGAGCCTTTATTGACCTAGATGGTTTGGACGGGCTTTTACACATCACGGACATCAGTTGGGGACGGATCACACATCCATCAGAGCAGTTATCAATTGGACAAGAACTGGATGTGATGGTTTTAGAAATTGACCGCGAGAAAGAGCGTGTTTCTCTCGGGTTGAAACAACGTTTTGAGAATCCATGGGAGAAAATTGCTGAGAAATATCCTGTAACTACGGAAGTCAAAGGTAAAGTAACAAGCCTCGTTCCTTATGGTGCCTTTATAGAGCTGGAAGAGGGTGTAGAGGGACTAGTTCACGTTTCTGAGCTCTCCTGGACTAAGCGCATCGCCCGTGCTTCAGATGTTTTGGCTACAGGCGATATTGTCACTGCTGTTGTGACTGAAGTAAGCAAAGAAGACCAAAAACTTTCTTTGAGTGTTCGTCAACTGGAGTCCAATCCTTGGGATGAAATTCACATGAAATATCCTATCGGCCGCTCAGTTAAGGGAATTATCCGTAATCTAACGGCTTACGGTGCCTTTGTTGAGTTAGAAGAAGGAATTGATGGGATGATCCATGTATCAGATCTCTCATGGACTCGTAAAATCAATCATCCTTCGGAAGTGCTTAAGAAGAATGAAGAGGTTGAAGCACAGGTCCTGGGGATCGATAAGCAGAATCAGCGCATTAGTTTGGGTGTCAAACAACTCAATGATGATCCATGGAAAGAAATTGACCAAAAATATAAGATTGGTGACCTTGTTGAAGGTAAAGTTACCAAGGTTGCTAGCTTTGGAGCTTTTGTTCAATTAGCGGATGAAATTGATGGGTTGGTTCATATTTCTCAAATCAGCGATGAACGGGTAGAGAAAGTGAAGGATGTGCTCAATGTTGGTGATGATGTTTCTGCGAGAGTGATCAAAGTCGACAAAACAGAACGTCGCATTGGCCTTTCTATGAAGGCTGCGGATTATACTCCAGAGCAGCTAGAGAAGGAGCGCCAAGCATTAGAAAGCATGCGCGCTGGCGATATGCTTGGAACGATGAGCGAAGCTTTCGAAAAGGCAGAGGAAGAATTCCGCCCGGGAGAAGAATCTTAATAGGAACTTTTTTTATTATAACTTTTTTTAATAAAAGCCCGGTGGGATGCCACCGGGCTTTTATAATTCCTTGGGGGAATTAATTGATGACTACTGCGGAAGAGCAATTAAAAATTTTAGTTTCTGGTGTGAACCAAACGCACTCAGAGGAGGCATTGTTAGAAAAGATTAAAAAGGGAAAGAAGCTCAGAGTTAAATTGGGATTTGATCCGTCTTCACCAGATTTGCATTTGGGCCATGTTGTGGTGATGGACAAAATTCGCCAGTTTCAAGAATTTGGTCATCTCGCTGTCATCATTATTGGGGATTATACGGCTATGATTGGTGATCCAACGGGTCGTTCTAAAACTCGCCCAGCGCTTGAAACGACAGAAGTAAAAGAGAACGCTAAAACCTATACAGATCAAGTTTTTAAAGTACTGAAAAAAGATCAAACGGAAATTCGTTATAATAGCGAGTGGTTTGACAAGTTTGGTTATGCGGATGTTTTAAAACTAAACGCGCAGATGACGGTCGCACAGCTTTTGGAGCGAGAGGATTTTCGCAATCGCTATGAGAATAAGCAATCTATCACCTTGACCGAATTCCAGTACCCTTTGATGCAGGGGTATGACTCAGTCATGGTGGAGTCGGATCTCGAGCTTGGGGGGAATGATCAACTTTTTAATAATTTAGTAGGGCGTGATTTGCAAAAAGCAAATGGACAAGAGCCCCAGGTCGTCATGGTATTACCTATTTTGACTGGAACGGATGGCGAAAAGAAGATGAGTAAGTCCTTGCAAAATGCTGTAGGAATTCTTGATGCTCCCCATGATATGTTTGGCAAAGTCATGTCGATTTCTGACGAAACCATGACTGAATGGCGCAAGATGCTTGGGAATGCTTATGGACTGCCTGAGCAAGCACCAGAACATCCTATGGAAGTGAAGAAAGAATTAGCAGTTAGCATTGTCGCTAGATTCCACGGAGCAGAAGCTGGTGCGCAAGCGAGAACTGATTTTGAAACTAAGTTCTCTAAGAAAGACTTGAATGCTGCTAACTTAGAAGAGCATCAAATTTCTGAAAACCCTATCTGGATTAGCAAACTCTTACAAGAAGCTGGAGCGGTTAAAAGTAGTTCAGATGCTAGACGCTTGGTGCAACAAGGTGCTGTCAAAATTGAGGGAGAGAAAGTTACTGACTTTAAAGCAAATA includes these proteins:
- a CDS encoding DUF4870 domain-containing protein, translating into MNREVSRKENYWAMAAHLGTLLGWSILPLINFVIPFIIWQIKKDDMPFAAEQAKEALNFQITLVIYMIICLLICITIVGLVVSLPLLWIIPILELVFTVIAATQVSKGVSYRYPAAIRLIS
- the folE2 gene encoding GTP cyclohydrolase FolE2 encodes the protein MSIASDNLQDTQNKQDDRNISINKVGVKGLKHPVSVADKAREHQNTVATIALSVDLPHHFKGTHMSRFVEVLNAHGSLIKVQNIPDILKALQQKLDARSAHLELEFPYFVEKLAPVTGAMGLMDYICRFDAEMHGDELAFKLMTTVPVATLCPCSKAISERGAHNQRGYVTLEVLLREDKHVWLEDLISLVEESASCELYSLLKRPDEKHVTEMAYDNPVFVEDLVRNIAIRCNKHPDISWYKVEAENMESIHNHSAYAMIENHL
- a CDS encoding twin-arginine translocase TatA/TatE family subunit, which encodes MNGSLFLAFGMPGGWEFVLIFLAVLLLFGAKRLPELARGIGKSLGEFRKAKAEFDRELHTAGEEVSKEANEVKKSIEKAAGDEQKKPKG
- the rpsA gene encoding 30S ribosomal protein S1, with product MKNLEELLAASLQNFKEGSIINGTIIEKRPKEVVIDIGYKSEGAVGLDEFEEPSEVEVGQEIEVLLEKLEDDEGMVVLSYQKAAQKQNWDKIVAAFEAGQNVKGRVRKVVKGGLMLNVGVEAFMPASQIDIMPPKNLKEYEDQTLECKIVKINEERKNVVLSRRELIEAERAEKRSQLLSKVEKGVVVKGVIKNITDFGAFIDLDGLDGLLHITDISWGRITHPSEQLSIGQELDVMVLEIDREKERVSLGLKQRFENPWEKIAEKYPVTTEVKGKVTSLVPYGAFIELEEGVEGLVHVSELSWTKRIARASDVLATGDIVTAVVTEVSKEDQKLSLSVRQLESNPWDEIHMKYPIGRSVKGIIRNLTAYGAFVELEEGIDGMIHVSDLSWTRKINHPSEVLKKNEEVEAQVLGIDKQNQRISLGVKQLNDDPWKEIDQKYKIGDLVEGKVTKVASFGAFVQLADEIDGLVHISQISDERVEKVKDVLNVGDDVSARVIKVDKTERRIGLSMKAADYTPEQLEKERQALESMRAGDMLGTMSEAFEKAEEEFRPGEES
- the tyrS gene encoding tyrosine--tRNA ligase; amino-acid sequence: MTTAEEQLKILVSGVNQTHSEEALLEKIKKGKKLRVKLGFDPSSPDLHLGHVVVMDKIRQFQEFGHLAVIIIGDYTAMIGDPTGRSKTRPALETTEVKENAKTYTDQVFKVLKKDQTEIRYNSEWFDKFGYADVLKLNAQMTVAQLLEREDFRNRYENKQSITLTEFQYPLMQGYDSVMVESDLELGGNDQLFNNLVGRDLQKANGQEPQVVMVLPILTGTDGEKKMSKSLQNAVGILDAPHDMFGKVMSISDETMTEWRKMLGNAYGLPEQAPEHPMEVKKELAVSIVARFHGAEAGAQARTDFETKFSKKDLNAANLEEHQISENPIWISKLLQEAGAVKSSSDARRLVQQGAVKIEGEKVTDFKANIEVKGGEVLQSGKKFFRKLVA